From the Flavobacterium gyeonganense genome, the window GAAATCATAATAAAAGTAAGAAAATGAAAAAACTAGTATCGCTGTTAATTGTTGTTGTCCTTTTTTGCTCTTGTAGTGATTATCAGAAGGCATTGAAAAATGAAGATGTTGCAGCAAAATTTGAAATCGCAACAAAGATGTATGAAGCAGGGAAGTATAATAAAGCAATTAGACTTTTTGAGCAATTAGCACCGACATACAGAGGAAAACCTCAGGCGGAAAAGCTATTCTATATGTTTTCTCAGTCTTATTATAAAACAAAACAGTATTATTTAGCAGGTTACCAGTTTGAAAGTTTTGTTTCGGGTTATCCGCGAAGTGAAAAAGTTCAGGAGGCTGCTTTTTTAGGGGCTTACAGTTATTCTAAATTAGCTCCTGTTTATAGTCTTGATCAGACAGATACAGTAAAAGCATTAGATAAATTACAGGCTTTTATTGATAATTATCCAAACTCTGAATATATTGCTCAGGCAAATGAGGCTGTTAAGGTATTAAGTGGAAAACTTGAAAAAAAGGCGTATGAAAATGCAAAAGGGTATAATACTATTTCTGACTATAAATCGGCATTAGTGGCGTTTGATAATTTTATCGCAGATTATCCAGGAACTCCATTTAAAGAAGATGCGTTGTTTTATAAATATGATTCAGCATACCAATTAGCAATAAACAGTATTCCTCAAAAAATGGAAGAGCGTTTAAATGTTGCAAAAGTGGCGTATAACAACTTGTTGAAGTTTAAAAGCGATACAAAATATAAAAAACAGGCAGACGAAATGAATGCCAGAGTAGAAACAGATTTACAAAAATTTACTAAATAAATAAAGTCATGGATTTAAAAAAGACGAATGCTCCTGTAAATACAATAACTTACAATAAAACAGTTATTGAAGAGCCAACAGGAAATGTGTATGAGGCAATCACTATTATGGCTAAAAGAGCAAACCAGATTAATTCTGAAATTAAAAAAGAATTGACTGAGAAATTAGAAGAATTTGCTACTTACAATGACAGTCTTGAAGAAGTTTTTGAAAATAAAGAACAAATTGAAGTTTCTAAATTTTACGAAAAATTACCAAAACCACACGCTTTAGCTGTTCAGGAATGGTTAGACGGTAAAACATACCACAGAAGCTCAAACAAATAAATACAGTACAATGTCAGTTTTAAACGGTAAGAAAATTTTACTGGGGGTTTCCGGTGGAATAGCAGCCTATAAAACAGCCTCATTAGTACGACTCTTTATAAAAGCAGGTGCACATGTCCAGGTGATCATGACACCTGCTTCTAAGGATTTTGTAACTCCACTTACATTATCTACCTTATCAAAAAATCCTGTATATTCCAGTTTTTTTAATGAAGAGGAGGATGCAGTCTGGAACAATCATGTTGATTTAGCACTCTGGGCTGATCTTATGATAATTGCTCCTGCTACAGCCAATACGTTGTCAAAAATGGTAACGGGAAATAGTGATAATCTTTTAATCGCGACTTATTTATCTGCTAAATGTCCAGTTTATTTTGCTCCGGCTATGGATTTGGACATGTACAAACATCCTTCAACTTTATCTAGTTTTAATACTTTAAAGCAATTTGGAAATGTAATGATTCCAGCTGAAAATGGTGAGTTAGCAAGTGGTTTGTCAGGCGAAGGAAGGATGGCAGAACCTGAAAACATAGTCTCTTTTTTGGAAGCTGATTTAGAAAGTAAGCTTCCTTTAAAAGGGAAAAAAATACTTGTAACTGCAGGCCCTACATACGAAGCAATAGATCCGGTGCGTTTTATTGGAAATCATTCTTCAGGAAAAATGGGCTTTGATATTGCAAAAGTAGCAGCTAATCTAGGTGCTTCGGTTATATTGATAACAGGGCCTACTCACTTAAAGGTTGAAAATTCTTTGATTAAAGTTATTAATGTCGTTTCTGCCCAGGAAATGTATGACGCATGCCACTTGAATTTTGATGATGCTGATGTGGCTATTGCTGCTGCCGCAGTAGCCGATTATAAACCAAAGTTCGTTGCAGTTCAGAAAATTAAGAAAGCTGCTGATGAATTTTCAATCGAACTGGAAAAAACAAAAGATATCTTGTCTTCTTTAGGGAAAATTAAAAAAAATCAGTTTTTAATTGGTTTTGCTTTAGAAACTG encodes:
- a CDS encoding outer membrane protein assembly factor BamD — protein: MKKLVSLLIVVVLFCSCSDYQKALKNEDVAAKFEIATKMYEAGKYNKAIRLFEQLAPTYRGKPQAEKLFYMFSQSYYKTKQYYLAGYQFESFVSGYPRSEKVQEAAFLGAYSYSKLAPVYSLDQTDTVKALDKLQAFIDNYPNSEYIAQANEAVKVLSGKLEKKAYENAKGYNTISDYKSALVAFDNFIADYPGTPFKEDALFYKYDSAYQLAINSIPQKMEERLNVAKVAYNNLLKFKSDTKYKKQADEMNARVETDLQKFTK
- a CDS encoding DNA-directed RNA polymerase subunit omega is translated as MDLKKTNAPVNTITYNKTVIEEPTGNVYEAITIMAKRANQINSEIKKELTEKLEEFATYNDSLEEVFENKEQIEVSKFYEKLPKPHALAVQEWLDGKTYHRSSNK